A stretch of Acidovorax sp. RAC01 DNA encodes these proteins:
- a CDS encoding SDR family NAD(P)-dependent oxidoreductase, translating into MELKNKRVLVTGGSSGIGLALAHALIARGARVVITGRRRSVLDDALRSLDSATGVCADVGSPEGRAATLDQAIQTLGGLDILVNNAGGVRAGRLENTTEADIEQMVIVDLLAPVLLTRAALPALRASGDAMVVNVASGIALVGAPFYATYAAVKAGLARFGEALRRELKGEGIHVLTAYPGGTDTPMMKSNRAGPELGFSREPASAVADAIVAGIEANAFEVIRGGEARAQMIALNRNDPVAVDARFLTLKSALEEAVKDHSAL; encoded by the coding sequence ATGGAACTGAAGAACAAGCGGGTCCTCGTCACGGGCGGATCGAGCGGGATCGGCCTCGCGCTGGCCCATGCGCTGATCGCGCGAGGCGCCAGGGTGGTCATCACCGGAAGGCGCAGAAGCGTCCTGGACGATGCACTGCGCAGCCTTGACTCGGCGACGGGCGTCTGCGCTGACGTGGGAAGTCCCGAGGGACGCGCGGCCACGCTGGACCAGGCGATACAGACGCTGGGCGGACTCGACATCCTCGTCAACAACGCCGGCGGCGTGCGGGCTGGCCGGCTGGAGAACACCACGGAAGCCGATATCGAGCAGATGGTGATCGTCGACTTGCTCGCGCCAGTCTTGTTGACCCGCGCGGCGCTCCCCGCTCTGCGGGCCAGCGGAGATGCCATGGTGGTGAATGTCGCCTCCGGCATTGCCCTGGTCGGCGCACCCTTCTATGCAACGTATGCCGCGGTGAAAGCAGGTCTGGCTCGCTTTGGCGAGGCGCTCAGGCGCGAGCTCAAGGGCGAAGGCATTCATGTGTTGACGGCCTATCCTGGAGGCACGGACACGCCGATGATGAAGTCGAATCGCGCTGGTCCCGAACTGGGGTTTTCGCGCGAGCCTGCTTCTGCGGTGGCCGATGCCATCGTCGCCGGGATCGAGGCGAACGCTTTCGAGGTCATCCGGGGCGGGGAGGCGAGAGCCCAGATGATTGCGCTCAACCGTAACGATCCGGTAGCGGTCGATGCGAGATTCCTGACGCTCAAGAGCGCGCTGGAAGAGGCGGTCAAGGACCACAGCGCATTGTGA
- a CDS encoding glutathione binding-like protein encodes MIDLYYWPTPNGHKVTMFLEEAGLEYRIHPVDISAGDQFKPEFLAFSPNNRMPAIIDMQPVDGGEPVTVFESGAILVYLAEKTGRFMPTDLRERKAVLEWLFWQVGGLGPMAGQNHHFGIYAPEKIPYAITRYVNETNRLYGVLDRRLAVQEYLAGETYSIADMATYPWVVPWKRQQQELDEFPSLRRWFDAIRNRPATIRAYARGEPFASRPAVTEEGKKLLFGQTAAGPQAR; translated from the coding sequence ATGATCGACCTCTACTATTGGCCCACGCCCAATGGCCACAAGGTCACGATGTTTCTGGAGGAGGCTGGCCTCGAATACCGCATTCATCCTGTCGACATCAGTGCGGGCGACCAGTTCAAGCCTGAGTTCCTCGCGTTCTCGCCGAACAACCGGATGCCTGCGATCATCGACATGCAGCCGGTCGACGGCGGGGAGCCCGTGACCGTCTTTGAATCGGGCGCCATCCTGGTCTATCTTGCGGAGAAAACGGGTCGCTTCATGCCGACCGACCTGCGTGAGCGCAAGGCGGTGCTGGAATGGCTCTTCTGGCAGGTCGGTGGACTCGGCCCCATGGCCGGTCAGAACCATCACTTTGGCATCTATGCGCCCGAGAAGATCCCCTATGCCATCACGCGCTACGTCAACGAGACCAATCGCCTGTACGGTGTGCTCGACCGACGCCTGGCCGTGCAGGAATATCTCGCAGGTGAAACCTATTCGATCGCGGACATGGCGACCTACCCCTGGGTGGTGCCGTGGAAGCGCCAGCAGCAGGAACTCGACGAGTTCCCCAGTCTGCGGCGGTGGTTTGATGCGATTCGCAATCGTCCCGCGACGATCAGGGCCTATGCGCGCGGCGAGCCTTTCGCATCGCGTCCTGCGGTGACGGAGGAGGGCAAGAAGCTTCTGTTCGGTCAAACTGCCGCAGGCCCGCAGGCGCGCTGA
- a CDS encoding TetR/AcrR family transcriptional regulator: MARPREFDEAVALDAAIQCFWSRGYEATSVRDLADAMGIAGPSLYNTFGDKRTLYRQALEHYVERGFCDRVRRFESQLAPRAAIGAFFDEIIELSLADDQRKGCLIVNSALELAPHDAEFQAALAAVLRDMEAFFYRCVKAGQDAGAINITLPADDLARMLLGLLMGLRVLARSRPEPELLRGLVRPALALLDGAGTSQRRSRK; the protein is encoded by the coding sequence ATGGCGCGCCCCAGAGAGTTTGACGAAGCAGTGGCCCTCGATGCCGCGATTCAATGCTTCTGGTCGAGGGGCTACGAAGCCACCTCGGTGCGGGACCTGGCCGACGCGATGGGTATCGCCGGCCCCAGTCTGTACAACACGTTTGGCGACAAACGCACGCTGTACCGGCAGGCGCTCGAACACTATGTCGAGCGAGGCTTTTGCGATCGGGTCCGGCGCTTCGAGTCCCAGTTGGCACCTCGTGCGGCCATCGGTGCGTTCTTCGATGAGATCATCGAATTGTCGCTGGCCGACGACCAGCGCAAGGGATGCCTGATCGTGAACTCGGCACTGGAGCTGGCACCTCACGACGCGGAGTTTCAGGCTGCACTGGCCGCTGTCTTGCGCGACATGGAGGCCTTCTTCTACCGTTGCGTCAAGGCCGGCCAAGATGCCGGCGCGATCAACATCACGTTGCCGGCCGATGATCTCGCCCGGATGCTGCTCGGCTTGCTAATGGGGCTGCGCGTCCTCGCGCGATCGCGGCCAGAACCGGAATTGCTGCGTGGGCTTGTCCGGCCCGCATTGGCGCTGCTCGATGGCGCCGGCACATCTCAACGACGGAGTCGCAAATGA
- a CDS encoding AlbA family DNA-binding domain-containing protein — MTIEPWADAQLSEDIPRLAQGGESETVEFKRELPKQVRDLAKEIAAFASSSGGRLLLGVADDGSIPGVENAHDPAVRDDLGRRIVGVCQIIDPPVRPQIGWTSANGLGVLVITVEKGSEPLYYVDSRAYIRHGTVYRPATASEVRAALTASMPGEAAEGPKNHPELSALADVLANVRRWSDTDSEMRSLKPWIEDWSADAEVYASKLRDLSVSDWAIESHVNERLEATAEKLDEVAQFRHYLGEGENFNDVCNSAGFAAAELMRDLVDPIEVSDETQRKVLEAIAKLARKLTQMWDRANKEIFDGRVEKAQQETYGIGQQIATWTYFRLSVVPESTLADLRRIGLSLLQLVSMRVYMDGGASLQRIVDDAQTLVKELNANVESFLQFDR; from the coding sequence ATGACCATCGAACCGTGGGCGGACGCCCAGCTATCTGAAGATATTCCTCGGCTTGCTCAGGGCGGTGAGAGCGAGACTGTGGAATTCAAGCGAGAGCTGCCAAAGCAGGTGCGGGATCTTGCCAAGGAAATCGCGGCTTTCGCTTCCAGCAGCGGGGGCCGACTCCTTCTTGGAGTGGCAGACGACGGCTCGATTCCAGGAGTCGAAAATGCACATGACCCAGCGGTTCGAGATGATCTCGGCAGAAGGATCGTGGGCGTTTGCCAGATCATCGATCCCCCCGTCCGCCCGCAGATCGGCTGGACATCGGCAAATGGGCTCGGCGTTCTCGTCATCACTGTCGAGAAGGGTTCAGAGCCTCTGTACTACGTGGATTCGCGCGCGTACATCCGGCACGGCACGGTCTACCGACCGGCGACGGCCTCAGAGGTTCGCGCTGCCTTGACAGCTTCCATGCCCGGGGAGGCCGCAGAAGGACCCAAGAATCATCCGGAGCTGTCTGCGCTGGCCGACGTGCTCGCCAACGTGCGACGCTGGAGCGATACGGACTCCGAGATGCGAAGCCTGAAACCCTGGATTGAAGATTGGTCGGCAGATGCGGAGGTCTATGCGTCAAAGCTGCGCGACCTGTCCGTCTCCGACTGGGCCATTGAGAGCCACGTCAATGAACGGTTGGAAGCCACAGCTGAGAAGCTCGATGAAGTCGCACAGTTCCGGCACTACCTCGGCGAAGGGGAAAACTTCAACGACGTGTGCAACTCCGCAGGCTTCGCTGCTGCGGAGTTGATGCGCGATCTGGTCGATCCTATCGAGGTCAGCGATGAGACACAGCGAAAAGTCCTGGAGGCGATTGCCAAACTTGCCCGCAAGTTGACCCAAATGTGGGACCGTGCCAACAAAGAGATCTTCGATGGGCGTGTCGAGAAAGCCCAGCAGGAAACCTATGGCATCGGCCAGCAAATCGCCACTTGGACCTATTTCAGGCTGTCTGTTGTGCCGGAAAGCACGCTGGCCGATCTGCGCCGAATCGGTCTTAGCCTGCTCCAACTGGTGTCCATGAGGGTCTACATGGATGGCGGCGCTTCACTACAGCGCATCGTCGATGATGCTCAGACTCTTGTGAAAGAGCTGAATGCGAACGTCGAGAGTTTCCTGCAGTTCGATCGCTGA